A window of the Pedobacter frigiditerrae genome harbors these coding sequences:
- a CDS encoding nuclear transport factor 2 family protein, with amino-acid sequence MKQIYLFLLLIVLSFDQAFAQAKSEEDAVTATINLLFDGMRNADTAMLRKAFATKNTLETIVKMKDGKSVVRTENINDFIKSIAIPHTEKYDERIVFTKILIDANLASVWTDYKFYIGDKFSHCGVNSFQLFKGEDGWKIIYLIDTRRKDNCSLSL; translated from the coding sequence ATGAAACAGATATACCTTTTTTTATTATTAATTGTTTTAAGTTTTGACCAAGCATTTGCGCAAGCCAAAAGCGAAGAAGATGCAGTAACGGCAACCATTAATTTATTATTTGATGGAATGAGAAATGCAGATACAGCAATGTTAAGAAAGGCATTTGCTACCAAGAATACATTGGAAACTATTGTTAAAATGAAGGATGGAAAATCGGTAGTAAGAACAGAAAATATTAACGATTTTATTAAAAGCATTGCGATTCCTCATACTGAAAAATATGATGAAAGAATTGTGTTTACAAAAATCTTAATCGACGCTAACCTTGCCAGTGTTTGGACTGATTATAAGTTTTACATTGGAGATAAGTTTAGCCATTGTGGTGTAAACTCATTTCAACTTTTTAAAGGAGAAGATGGTTGGAAAATTATTTACTTGATTGATACAAGAAGGAAGGATAATTGTAGCCTCTCCCTATGA
- a CDS encoding tetratricopeptide repeat protein gives MEEEFEFDFNDDAQHSVERYEEMIRNQDQYFFDAQAFEYIIDNYIEKNDPVKALQVVEYALNQHPYAAVFLIKQAQLLLFTNQVDKAFAALEKAEMLEASEPDIYVLRGNIYQNLDRHAEALENFEKALTLAETTDEILLQMAYVYQNMHDYETAIVYIKRSLEQNMENKDGLYELAFCYDILDKQEESIQFYQEYIDTDPYSYAAWYNLANSFHKLDLFEKAIDAYDYAILIKENFASAYYNKGNALVQLDKYQEAIDVYKQTFEYEQPNADTYCAIGECYEKLEQMDEARSYYKKSVKMDSKMADAWFGIGVTLNFEERFFESLHFYKKALELDEENPDFWFAMADAHYKLGQIEESIEAYYKVLEYNPLDIEAWLDFSTVLYEQGKLLEASETMAEAIKNNPDAAELYYRMVAYLFALGQSNDAIAYLETALVTDPEKHYILFEYLPQLQDNGLILQVINKYIK, from the coding sequence ATGGAAGAAGAATTTGAATTTGATTTTAATGATGATGCGCAACACTCAGTAGAACGTTACGAAGAAATGATCCGCAACCAGGATCAGTACTTTTTTGATGCCCAAGCATTTGAATACATCATCGATAATTACATAGAAAAGAATGATCCCGTTAAAGCATTACAGGTTGTAGAATATGCTTTAAATCAGCATCCCTATGCTGCGGTTTTTTTAATTAAGCAAGCACAATTATTGTTATTTACCAATCAGGTTGATAAGGCTTTTGCAGCACTAGAAAAAGCAGAAATGTTAGAGGCATCAGAGCCTGATATTTATGTTTTACGTGGTAACATTTATCAAAATCTAGATCGCCATGCTGAAGCTTTAGAAAATTTCGAAAAAGCGTTGACACTTGCAGAAACTACTGATGAGATTTTATTGCAAATGGCTTATGTGTACCAAAATATGCATGACTATGAAACTGCAATTGTTTATATCAAGCGTAGCTTAGAGCAAAACATGGAAAATAAAGACGGCTTATACGAGCTAGCCTTTTGTTATGATATTTTAGATAAACAAGAAGAAAGCATCCAATTTTATCAAGAATATATAGATACTGATCCTTATTCTTACGCAGCTTGGTACAACTTGGCCAACTCTTTCCATAAGTTAGATTTATTCGAAAAAGCTATTGATGCGTATGATTATGCGATTTTGATTAAAGAAAACTTCGCCTCTGCTTATTACAACAAAGGAAATGCTTTAGTGCAATTGGATAAATACCAAGAAGCCATTGATGTTTACAAACAAACCTTCGAATATGAACAACCAAATGCAGATACTTATTGTGCAATTGGAGAATGTTATGAGAAATTAGAGCAAATGGATGAGGCCCGTTCTTACTATAAAAAATCAGTAAAAATGGATTCTAAAATGGCCGATGCATGGTTTGGAATAGGGGTTACTTTAAACTTCGAAGAACGCTTTTTCGAATCATTGCATTTCTATAAAAAGGCTTTAGAGTTAGATGAAGAAAATCCAGATTTCTGGTTTGCAATGGCAGATGCACATTATAAACTAGGTCAGATAGAAGAATCTATTGAAGCTTATTATAAAGTATTAGAATACAATCCACTGGATATAGAAGCTTGGTTGGATTTTTCAACTGTGTTATATGAGCAAGGAAAGTTGTTAGAGGCATCGGAAACGATGGCCGAGGCGATAAAGAATAATCCTGATGCTGCAGAGTTGTATTACAGGATGGTAGCTTATTTGTTTGCCTTAGGACAAAGTAATGATGCGATTGCCTATTTAGAAACTGCATTGGTAACCGACCCAGAGAAACACTATATTTTGTTTGAATATCTACCGCAATTGCAAGATAATGGTT